The Actinomycetota bacterium genome segment GGCTTCCGCCCCGACGCCGGCCTGGGCGGCATGGCGGCGGCGCTGGCGCTGGTCGTCGCCTTCTCCTTCGCTCTGTCCTGGGTCTTCACCACACTTGGGCTGGTCCTTCGGACCCCGAGCGCGGTCCTCAACGCCGGCTTCATGGGGATCTTCCCGCTGACCTTCATGTCGAACGTGTTCGTGGACCCGACCACGCTGCCCGGCTGGCTCGAGGCCTTCGTCAAGGTCAACCCCATCTCCATCCTGACCACCGCGAGCCGGGGACTGATGCACGGCAACTCCGACGGCGGGGACATCGTTCTGGTGCTCGCTGTCGCGGTCGGCCTGACGGCGGTCTTCGCCCCGCTCACGAGCCGTCTGTACCGCAAGCGGTAGGTTTTTCGCAACAGCCGCAGGGGAAACGCAAACCTCACCCACCAACCAAGGAGCGGGCCAATGGCTGCAGAGGACAACCGCAGGACAGTTCAGCTTGCCTTCGAGCGTTTCGCCGAGGGCGATCTCACCGCGGTCCTCGACCTGGTCACCGACGACGTCGTCTGGGCCGACCGCACCCCCGCCGCCAACCCGATCAGCGGCGTCTACCACGGGAAGGAGGGGGTTAAGGAGTTCTTCGGCAAGCTCCTGAGCCTGTCCGAGTTCAGCAGGTTCGAGGTGAAACAGATCCTGGCCGAAGCCGACACCGTCGTGGTGCTGATCGACACCACAATCACGGTCAGGCAGACCGGCAAGAAAGCCGACCTCCCGCTGGTGCACGTGCTGACCTTCCGGGGCGACAAGGTTGCCGCCTACGACTTGTACGAGGACGACTCGGTCAGCCCCTGGATGTAGCCCTCGCCTCGTCGAGGGCCGATTTGAAGCCCTCCATCGACCGTTCGATCATGTCCATCGTTGCCGTCAACGAAATTCGGAAGAACCCCGGCAGCTCGGTCGTCGCGCCGGGAAGCACGAAGATGTTGCGGGCGGCCAGGATGTCGATGAACTTCATGTCGTCCGCGAGGGGTGACCGCACGATCACGTAGAACGTCCCCTCCGGGACGGTGACCTGGTAGCCCAGGTCCGCCAACCCTTGGGTCATCACGTCCCTCTTGTTCTGGAGAGCGTGCAGGTCGATCAAGACCTCCTCCAGGTCGGCGATCGCGTGCTGCAGGAGGGCGTTCGGGAAGGACCAGCCGGTGGCGATCTGCGACATGAAGATCGCTTCACCCACCAGCCGGGCGTCGGGCATTCCCGGAGGAAGGGCGATGTACCCGATGCGCTGGCCCGGGGTCAGCATGGTCTTGGCGTAGGTGTAAACCAGCAAGGTCCTCGGGTAAAAGGCCGCCGGGCTGGTGAACTGCCGGCCGTCGAACAGGACCCTGCTGTACGCCTCGTCGGAGATCAGGTAGACAGGGCGCCCGTTGCGGGCCGAGGCCCGCTCCAGCACCCCGGCCAGCTCCTGCAGCTGAGCCGGCTGGTAGATCCGGCCGGCCGGGTTGTTCGGGCTGTTGACGATGATCGCCCGGGTCCGTGCGCTGATCGCAGCCTCGATCGCAGGGACGTCGAGGTCGAAGACCGGCGGCTGCAGGTTGACCCGCACGGCATCCGCCCGACGCTCCCGGATCATCGGCTCGTACCCGAACCAGGGAGGGCTGAGGTAGATGACCTCGTCGCCCGGGTCGACAACCGCCCTGAGGGCGACGACCAGCCCGGCGATGGCCCCGTTGGTGAAGAACAGGTGGTCGGGCGGGAAATCCACCTCCACCCGGCGGCTCAGGGCCTCCGCAGCAACCGCGCGTGCGTCGGGGTCGCTGGTCTTGTAGCCGAACCAGTGGGGGTCGCCGGGCTTGACCCACCGGGCCAGAGCGTCCACGAACCCGGGCAGGGCCATCTCCTGCGGCTCGCCGGTGACGAAGTCGCAGTTACCCGGATCGCCCTGGCGCCTGGACCACTCCGAGTTTCGGAAGAAGTCGAAGAACGGCATTTCGGCCTGCAGCGTCTCGGCCAGCTCTTTCGAAATGGCGCTCATTGCGGTCTAGTTGCGACCCATCGCCGCTCCGAGGGCGACTCCGAAAGCGATTCCGACGGCCACCCCCACCGAGACGTTGTCCATCGCAGCGCCGAATGCAGCGCCGAAGGCAATCCCCAGGCCGATGCCCAGTCCCATCTTCGAGTTGCCGCCGCCTGTGTCGGGCAACTCTGGATCCTGGGGATCTTTGTCATCGGCCATACCTTGAACTGTAGACCCTCCGCCGCGCTAGCGGCTAGGTGCCGAAATCCCGGTTCGCAAAGGTGAACAGAGCCAGCGGGACCATCACTGCAACCACCGCCGCCAGCAATCCGAGCCCTCCGAGGTCCCAGCCGTTCTGCAGCGGCGTGCCGCCGAGGTACCAGCCGAACGGTGAGATCTTGTCCATCCAGGCGCCTCCCTCGAGCTGCGGCCCGATCGCATGTGCGATGTAGGCCGTCACCGCCGCTGCCGCGGTCCCACCCAGCGCTATCGCTCGCCGGCCGGTCGCCGCCCCGATGGCGAACGCCGTAGAGGCGAAGGCCAGGGCGAACAGCAACAGGCCTGCGGAGATTGCAAGCAGGTTGCCGAACTTCACGTCAAGGTCGAGGACGGTGATCAGAAGGAACGAGGCGGCCAGCACCGGCAAGGTCAGCACGAACAGGTCGACGGCGACGGCCAGCCACCGTTCGCCCGCCAGGCGCATCCTTCCGACCGGATGGGCAAGTTCGAGCTCCAGGGAACCGGCTTCCTCCTCGCCCGCTATCATCCGGGCGCCGGTGGCGATGCCGAAGACCAGCATGAGGATCGGCCCGAGCAGCCCGTACACGGTGGCGCCGATGTAGCCGGAGGCGCTGGCGATCTGGTCGTAGCCCAGGGCCTTCGCAACGCCCTGCGGCATGCTGTCGATCATGTCCTGCATGGCGGGTGTCGACCCGAGGGACGGGTAGAAGCTGATGTAGAACGCGGCGACCGTGAAGAGCGCGGCGCCCCAGACGATCAACGACCGCCTCTGCTCCTTCAGCACACCGGTCAGAACCGGCAGTCCTTCAGACATTCGTGTCCACCTCCTCGGT includes the following:
- a CDS encoding nuclear transport factor 2 family protein codes for the protein MAAEDNRRTVQLAFERFAEGDLTAVLDLVTDDVVWADRTPAANPISGVYHGKEGVKEFFGKLLSLSEFSRFEVKQILAEADTVVVLIDTTITVRQTGKKADLPLVHVLTFRGDKVAAYDLYEDDSVSPWM
- a CDS encoding aminotransferase class I/II-fold pyridoxal phosphate-dependent enzyme, yielding MSAISKELAETLQAEMPFFDFFRNSEWSRRQGDPGNCDFVTGEPQEMALPGFVDALARWVKPGDPHWFGYKTSDPDARAVAAEALSRRVEVDFPPDHLFFTNGAIAGLVVALRAVVDPGDEVIYLSPPWFGYEPMIRERRADAVRVNLQPPVFDLDVPAIEAAISARTRAIIVNSPNNPAGRIYQPAQLQELAGVLERASARNGRPVYLISDEAYSRVLFDGRQFTSPAAFYPRTLLVYTYAKTMLTPGQRIGYIALPPGMPDARLVGEAIFMSQIATGWSFPNALLQHAIADLEEVLIDLHALQNKRDVMTQGLADLGYQVTVPEGTFYVIVRSPLADDMKFIDILAARNIFVLPGATTELPGFFRISLTATMDMIERSMEGFKSALDEARATSRG
- a CDS encoding ABC transporter permease subunit, with the translated sequence MSEGLPVLTGVLKEQRRSLIVWGAALFTVAAFYISFYPSLGSTPAMQDMIDSMPQGVAKALGYDQIASASGYIGATVYGLLGPILMLVFGIATGARMIAGEEEAGSLELELAHPVGRMRLAGERWLAVAVDLFVLTLPVLAASFLLITVLDLDVKFGNLLAISAGLLLFALAFASTAFAIGAATGRRAIALGGTAAAAVTAYIAHAIGPQLEGGAWMDKISPFGWYLGGTPLQNGWDLGGLGLLAAVVAVMVPLALFTFANRDFGT